A genome region from Burkholderiales bacterium includes the following:
- a CDS encoding putative Fe(2+)-trafficking protein yields the protein MARMVKCVKLGREAEGLDFPPYPGELGKRIFENVSKEAWQQWLRHQTMLVNENRLNLADAKARKYLAEQMEKYFFGGGADMPAGYVPPSKSK from the coding sequence ATGGCGAGAATGGTGAAGTGCGTCAAACTGGGCCGGGAGGCGGAGGGCCTGGATTTTCCCCCTTATCCCGGCGAGCTCGGCAAGCGGATCTTCGAAAACGTGTCGAAGGAAGCCTGGCAGCAATGGCTGCGGCACCAGACGATGCTGGTCAACGAGAACCGGCTCAACCTGGCCGACGCCAAGGCCCGCAAGTACCTGGCCGAGCAGATGGAGAAGTATTTCTTCGGAGGCGGGGCCGACATGCCGGCCGGCTACGTGCCTCCCTCCAAGTCCAAGTAG
- the ppk gene encoding polyphosphate kinase encodes MDVAKGVLSEQYLNRELQVLEFNRRVLAQAEDPGTPLLERLRFLCIVSSNLDEFFEIRVAGLKERINVEDPGIGPDGMTARQVFKLVAENAHRLVEHQYRLLNEEVLPLLAGEGIHFLRRSSWNDAQREWIRAYFFRELMPVLTPIGLDPAHPFPRVLNKSLNFAVELEGRDAFGRTSGVAIVPAPRVLPRVIRLPPEIAGCEHGFVFLSSILHAHVGELFAGMNVLGCYQFRVTRNSDLFVDEEEIKDLRAALQGELAHRHFGDAVRLEVADSCSQAMGEFLLEQFRLTPDDLYQVNGPVNLVRLMAIPDQVDRADLKYKPFLPGLPRELSRKPADLFAAIRRGDVLLHHPFQSFQPVVDFVEQAAEDPQVVAIKQTVYRTGTDSALMEALVNAARRGKEVTAVVELLARFDEEANMRWAQRLEEAGAHVVYGVVHHKTHAKMAMVVRREEGGLRRYVHLSTGNYHARTARLYTDFGLFTCNEEIGADVNDVFMQLTGLGRAGRLRHLWQSPFTLHHNVLAAIRRETEHARAGKRARVIAKMNALLEPAVIQALYEASNAGVKVDLIVRGVCALRPGIKGLSHNIRVRSVIGRLLEHDRIFYFHNDGARDVYLSSADWMERNFFRRIEVCFPLLDPKLKRRVISEGLKPYLKDNVQAWDMTADGAYLRRRRRRAPYSAQAALLAELAVVQHEPRA; translated from the coding sequence ATGGACGTCGCGAAGGGCGTTCTCTCCGAGCAATACCTCAACCGGGAGCTGCAGGTCCTGGAGTTCAACCGGCGCGTGCTGGCCCAGGCCGAGGACCCGGGCACCCCGCTGCTGGAGCGCCTGCGCTTCCTGTGCATCGTCTCCTCCAACCTGGACGAGTTCTTCGAGATCCGGGTGGCCGGGCTCAAGGAGCGCATCAACGTGGAAGACCCGGGCATCGGCCCCGACGGCATGACCGCGCGCCAGGTGTTCAAACTGGTGGCCGAGAACGCCCACCGGCTGGTGGAGCATCAGTACCGGCTGCTCAACGAGGAGGTGCTGCCCCTGCTCGCCGGAGAGGGCATCCACTTCCTGCGCCGCTCGAGCTGGAACGACGCCCAGCGGGAGTGGATCCGGGCGTACTTTTTCCGCGAGCTGATGCCGGTGCTCACCCCCATCGGGCTCGACCCGGCCCATCCCTTTCCCCGGGTGCTCAACAAAAGCCTCAATTTCGCCGTAGAGCTGGAGGGGCGGGACGCCTTCGGCCGCACGTCCGGCGTCGCCATCGTCCCGGCGCCGCGGGTGCTGCCGCGGGTGATCCGCCTGCCGCCGGAGATCGCCGGCTGCGAGCACGGCTTCGTGTTCCTGTCCTCCATCCTCCACGCCCACGTGGGGGAGCTGTTCGCCGGCATGAACGTGCTCGGCTGCTACCAGTTCCGGGTCACCCGCAACTCGGACCTGTTCGTGGACGAGGAGGAGATCAAGGACCTGCGCGCCGCCCTTCAGGGGGAGCTGGCCCATCGCCATTTCGGCGACGCCGTGCGGCTGGAGGTGGCGGACAGCTGCTCCCAGGCCATGGGGGAGTTCCTGCTGGAACAGTTCCGGCTCACCCCCGACGATCTGTACCAGGTAAACGGCCCGGTGAACCTGGTGCGGCTGATGGCCATCCCGGACCAGGTGGACCGGGCGGACCTCAAGTACAAGCCCTTCCTGCCGGGGCTGCCGAGGGAGCTTTCCAGGAAGCCCGCCGATCTGTTCGCGGCGATCCGCCGCGGCGACGTGCTCCTGCACCACCCTTTCCAGTCGTTCCAGCCGGTGGTGGACTTCGTCGAGCAGGCGGCCGAGGATCCCCAGGTGGTGGCCATCAAGCAGACCGTCTACCGCACCGGCACCGACTCGGCGCTGATGGAGGCCCTGGTGAACGCCGCCCGGCGCGGCAAGGAAGTCACCGCGGTGGTGGAACTGCTCGCCCGCTTCGACGAGGAGGCCAACATGCGTTGGGCCCAGCGGCTGGAGGAGGCGGGCGCCCACGTGGTCTACGGCGTGGTGCATCACAAAACCCACGCCAAGATGGCCATGGTGGTGCGTCGGGAGGAGGGAGGCCTGAGGCGCTACGTGCACTTGAGCACCGGCAACTACCACGCCCGCACCGCCCGCCTCTACACCGACTTCGGGCTGTTCACCTGCAACGAGGAGATCGGCGCCGACGTGAACGACGTGTTCATGCAGCTCACCGGGCTGGGCCGGGCGGGAAGGCTCAGGCACCTGTGGCAGTCTCCCTTCACCCTGCACCACAACGTGCTGGCGGCGATCCGCAGAGAGACGGAGCACGCCCGGGCCGGCAAGCGGGCCCGCGTCATCGCCAAGATGAACGCGCTGCTGGAGCCGGCGGTGATCCAGGCCCTGTACGAAGCCTCCAACGCCGGCGTCAAGGTCGACCTCATCGTGCGCGGCGTCTGCGCCCTGCGCCCGGGCATCAAGGGGCTTTCCCACAACATCCGGGTGCGCTCCGTCATCGGCCGCCTCCTGGAGCACGACCGCATCTTCTACTTCCACAACGACGGGGCGCGGGACGTGTACCTGTCGAGCGCCGACTGGATGGAGCGCAACTTTTTCCGCCGCATCGAGGTCTGCTTTCCCCTGCTCGATCCCAAGCTCAAGCGTCGGGTGATCTCCGAGGGGCTCAAGCCCTACCTCAAGGACAACGTGCAGGCGTGGGACATGACCGCCGACGGCGCCTACCTGCGCCGGCGGCGGCGCCGGGCCCCCTACAGCGCCCAGGCCGCCCTGCTGGCCGAGCTGGCGGTGGTGCAGCACGAACCCCGGGCCTGA